From a region of the Erinaceus europaeus chromosome 14, mEriEur2.1, whole genome shotgun sequence genome:
- the ZNF511 gene encoding zinc finger protein 511 isoform X2, whose product MQLPPAVPARLAGASGAAEPLAVERDPRAGSAPFLFAARRLHFPRDHAFFEEGDVQRHLYLQDVLAQVTECPERPRVPEFACQVAGCCRVFDTLGDYEHHYHVLHDNVCSFCKRAFPSGQLLDTHILEWHDALFQLLAQRQDMYQCLVEGCTEKFRTSGDRREHLPRHRTPVRRGPGGGRGGGRRGRHGGLPGALGFTADPGPQGPSRRLLWPRRVTRV is encoded by the exons ATGCAGCTGCCGCCCGCGGTGCCGGCGCGGCTGGCTGGGGCCTCCGGGGCGGCCGAGCCTCTGGCCGTGGAGCGGGACCCCAGGGCCGGGTCGGCGCCCTTCCTCTTCGCGGCGCGCCGGCTGCACTTCCCGCGAGACCACGCCTTCTTCGAG GAAGGGGACGTGCAGCGCCACCTCTACCTCCAGGATGTGCTCGCGCAGGTGACTGAGTGTCCCGAGAGGCCCAG GGTGCCCGAGTTCGCGTGCCAGGTGGCCGGCTGCTGCCGGGTGTTCGACACCCTGGGAGACTACGAGCACCACTACCACGTGCTGCACGACAACGTCTGCTCCTTCTGCAAGCGCGCCTTCCCCTCGGGGCAGCTGCTGGACACCCACATCCTCGAGTGGCACGACGCACTCTTCCAGCTGCTGGCCCAGCGGCAGGACATG TACCAGTGCCTGGTGGAAGGCTGCACAGAGAAGTTCAGGACCAGCGGGGACAGGAGGGAGCACCTG CCCCGCCACCGCACTCCAGTCCGCAGAGGCCCCGGTGGAGGCCGGGGAGGAGGCAGAAGGGGACGCCATGGAGGTCTGCCCGGAGCCCTCGGCTTCACGGCGGACCCCGGGCCACAG GGTCCCTCCCGCCGTCTGCTTTGGCCAAGGCGCGTCACGAGGGTTTAA
- the ZNF511 gene encoding zinc finger protein 511 isoform X1 — protein MQLPPAVPARLAGASGAAEPLAVERDPRAGSAPFLFAARRLHFPRDHAFFEEGDVQRHLYLQDVLAQVTECPERPRVPEFACQVAGCCRVFDTLGDYEHHYHVLHDNVCSFCKRAFPSGQLLDTHILEWHDALFQLLAQRQDMYQCLVEGCTEKFRTSGDRREHLVRSHLYPPDFRFDRPRKGRGPATALQSAEAPVEAGEEAEGDAMEVCPEPSASRRTPGHRVPPAVCFGQGASRGFKSSKRTGKRQ, from the exons ATGCAGCTGCCGCCCGCGGTGCCGGCGCGGCTGGCTGGGGCCTCCGGGGCGGCCGAGCCTCTGGCCGTGGAGCGGGACCCCAGGGCCGGGTCGGCGCCCTTCCTCTTCGCGGCGCGCCGGCTGCACTTCCCGCGAGACCACGCCTTCTTCGAG GAAGGGGACGTGCAGCGCCACCTCTACCTCCAGGATGTGCTCGCGCAGGTGACTGAGTGTCCCGAGAGGCCCAG GGTGCCCGAGTTCGCGTGCCAGGTGGCCGGCTGCTGCCGGGTGTTCGACACCCTGGGAGACTACGAGCACCACTACCACGTGCTGCACGACAACGTCTGCTCCTTCTGCAAGCGCGCCTTCCCCTCGGGGCAGCTGCTGGACACCCACATCCTCGAGTGGCACGACGCACTCTTCCAGCTGCTGGCCCAGCGGCAGGACATG TACCAGTGCCTGGTGGAAGGCTGCACAGAGAAGTTCAGGACCAGCGGGGACAGGAGGGAGCACCTGGTGAGGAGCCACCTGTACCCCCCCGACTTCCGATTCGACAGGCCCAGGAAAGGGAGAGG CCCCGCCACCGCACTCCAGTCCGCAGAGGCCCCGGTGGAGGCCGGGGAGGAGGCAGAAGGGGACGCCATGGAGGTCTGCCCGGAGCCCTCGGCTTCACGGCGGACCCCGGGCCACAG GGTCCCTCCCGCCGTCTGCTTTGGCCAAGGCGCGTCACGAGGGTTTAAAAGCAGCAAGAGGACAGGCAAGCGACAGTGA